The sequence below is a genomic window from Lolium perenne isolate Kyuss_39 chromosome 4, Kyuss_2.0, whole genome shotgun sequence.
GTGTATTATGCGCCACATAATCTTAACCAGCGGGCAAGATATAAAGAGATATTCTATTGTTTCGTCTTGATTACACAAACAACATTTCAAACTACCGTGCCAATTGCGCCTCGCTAGATTATCTATTGTTAGAATAACTTTGCGGTGAAGAAACCGCATAAAATTTCTGATTTTTAGTGGTACTTTCAACTTCCAAATATCCTTATGCAAATATTGAGTGTTGTCATTCATGAGATCTAAAATATAGTGATTTTACTGTAAAAACACCATTGCTTGTCTACTTTTCATGGATATATGTGTTTGCGGTGTGTACTCTTCATCTCACATAGGAGCACCACTTGTTCATTCTGCCTCCTTATCTCTTTTTTGCTTAATGTTCAATCTGCTTCCTCGTTACGATGAGTTTATGGTTGACTGGTTGTTAAATTATATAGGACTAGCCTAAATTTACATCAAACTGTTAAAAACAGCCActaaaattttgaaaaatctgGCTAGCCAAATGGGAATAAGCATACACCACTTCTTCTCCATCTATTATCTtatgtccccccccccccctcgattTCATTGAGAAGAATCTCTAGCAGATCGTATTCAATTTAACCCGTCAAACGGGCTCCTTATCTTTTAACTTCTTATATATGGTCCGGTAAATAAAAGCGGTTCCTAGACGATCTCTTAAACTTAACTCTTTTAAAAAAAAAGTGCTGTTGCAATTAAATTGACATACAATTGAACTGGACATAGCACATTTTAGTAAATAGGTTGCGACAATTAATTTCGGTCGGAGGGAGTAGTAATTTTTTCTTTATCCACTTCCTCGTCATGTAAAATTCCACTTGATACTTTTTTTATGCTCACTTGATACTAATCACCGTGCACAATTATATGAGAAAATCAGTTTGGTTCTATTTGTCCCATGGGATGAGTTTGTGCTCCCCGTGGTCTGTGGGTTTCCAATTGTCTTCAAAGTAGACTGACGAAAACAGCTAGAATCGTTTGTTCCAATTGTCCATAAAAAGTTGTAGAAAGTCAACTTAAATTATCACCGCCTAGATGAAATCTTCCAACAAGGGGGTCATGTATATATCGCACCCAATCGGCAAAAGGGGCATGTCTATTGTGCTGCTGCTCTCTCCGTTGCTCGCCCATGCATTGTCaatccatctttttttttttttttttttttttttttttgagaagtaTTGTCAATCCATCTTGTATACGCCACCCGCCCGCCTTTTTTCCTGGAAGCCACGCCGACCATCTCCCCTGTCTGCGCAAGGTGCACGCCATCTATGGCTGTTTTGCAGGAGAGGGAAATTCTAGGTCTTCATAGCTTCGTTTCCAAAGCTGATTTTGCCTGAATGTCTACAACACCATGCGGTAAAAGCTCGTGTGCTGAGCTCTTTCTCATCTCCCCAAGCAAGAGACCAGACATCCTGTTCATCGCTCAGCTCCATGTTTTCAATCAGACATTGGATACTGGCATCATCTCGTTCGTCTCGGCGGGCGCAGAAGCACCAGTCATGATCGCCGCACACGGCACACGTTCAGCGATCCAGGGCCATGATCGGCGTTTGGTGCGAAGCATCTAGGCGGTGTTGCCTCCAGAGGAAACCGCGGGCTTGGCGACGGCCCGCGAGAACAAGGGAAAGGCCGGGAAGGAGCGGGGCTTGTGGGGGTCACCCTATTCCCCGCTCGTTAGCGGGAGCGAGCACGGGCAAACCCTATATACCGATCAGGTCAGCGCctaccgcgcgccgcacaccccgcgcgcggtacgggccggcccagttaggtgCGGGGCTGCTTCTTTTTtcgatttttcttttcttttttgtttcttttttctgtttcctttttttcctattttcttttttcttttttcgtttattttttattttttgtttccttttttaattttatttttcagattcgaaaaatagaaatatttaaaaaaattaaattaaaaaaatgttcaaatataaaaaaccgttcaaaatctgaaaaccgttcaaattaaaaatcgttcaaacatgaaaattattcaaacatgaaaaatgttcaaatttaaaaaccgttcaaatttaaaaatcgttcaaacttcaaaatcgttcaaacatgaaattttttcaaatttaaaaactGTTCAAACGtggaaaatattcaaattttgaaaattataatttttgaaaaaatattaaaaatataaaatagttcaaatttaaaaactattgaatttaaaaatgttcatattttgaaaaaaaaatcttgaaaaataatttcataaaaaatgttagattttgaagaaaaaaaattaataacagaaaaaaaagaaaaaaagaaaaaaatcgtaCCTGAgctaatgggccgcggcccaaactACCTGACCTGGTCGCTGGGGTGTGCGGCACCCCGCacgcgccgaccaggtcggcgtatAGCAGTTCCCGCGAGTACGCATCGCTCGCATGCGTTGCTCGCCTCCTATCTGGGCCAGCCCGGCCAGGTAAGGGCTACTTTCTACAGCTCCTTTTTCTATTATTTTTGAATAGTTTTCCATATTTGAAAAAAAACTTTAGAAAGTACAAACTGAAAATTGAATTTTCTTAATTCgaaatttgctcaaatttgaaAAACGGAAAACCAAAGAATATAAGGGAAAAAGGAAATTTTCTCAAAATCGGAATTTGCTGAAATTTGAAAAAACAGAAAACCGAAAAATAAATAACAGAAAAGGAAATTTGCTCAAATTCGAAATTTACTCAAATTTGAAAAAACAGgtaacagaaaaacaaaaaaaaacaaagcaaggCAAAACATAAGAAAAACGAAAAAACACTAGGAAACCCTGACCGGAACATTCTGGCCGTGTTGGTGGGCTGCGGCCCGAATCGCACCGTTAGCATGCGGGCCTTAATATGCCCCGCAGCTGGGCGGGAAATAGGGATTACTAGATTGGGGGCTAATGCGTGCAGCTTTAATTTGCTCGCGGTTAGGTACGTGTTGGATTAGGACTTTGGGAGTGGAATTAGAATTCTATTCGAAATAAAACCCCACTTTGGATGTACTTAAATGACGAAAGCAATTTGAGTTTGCTCTTGACATACGATCTGAGAGACGCATGCTAAAAAAAATTTCACTTACAAGTGGCATAGGTGGGTAACTTCTATCGATTTCGGGGGCAGTTTGGATGGCGGACGAAACCAAACAAATgaaacaatcctccctttatCTATTTTTCAAGAAGAGTAAAGTCGACACTAATTTTTATGGAATTTTGCGTATAGGAAAAGTAAATACAAAACTGGAAGGAAACAACTAAAATAAAAAATACAAAGAAAAACGAAGAAAAAAGCTTTGCAAATCTAAAGGACAAGAAGAACTCACAGTGGTGCAATCTCTCCAAGTTTGAGAATTTGCAAGGCGCCTAAAATGTCTAACTGTGCTCTGAGAATTGGAGAATTGCAGTTGTGGTATTTCTTCCTTGCTCCTcggaaacggtgccagaaaatagtctgatGACACTACACCAAGTGTGTCAATTCATTGGGACTTCAAGTACAGAGTGGTGCAGCTAGAGAAATTTTCCGCACAAGACTGACTCAAGGTTAATATAGAACTCTCGGGAAACAAAAGTGAACCTTCTTCCAACTTCGACTAGCAACCTGCAAAACAATATCTTAGTCTTGTGCCTTCAACTACACAACactgttgtcaagcacaagggctCGGTATTTTTAAactaaaacaaaaataaataaaatactaTAAATAATACTAAAACTAGAAACTAAACTAAAACAAGTAAATAAAGATGTTTTGAGGTTTTTGGTTatagtagcaacaattaatgctaAAAATCTAAAAGCAAGTAAACATTGTTTCTTATGATAGAAACTAAACCGAGGTTtatgggttcacttgtctactcttTTACTCTCTCGTAAAGGTGTGGTGGCATTAAAAACAAGATATATAACTAAATATTAATGTTATGTGTCTTGATTAGCATTCATATATCCATCACTACAGTTTTTTACATCTCACTTACACATTAAAACACATGCGCGTAAGAGTCGAGAGAAGGAAACGTGAAGGACCAGACCTGCTTTTTAGAAAGGGTTTTGTCAGTTTGCATGTACGGGACCTCTTCTCTATTAGTAGTATGAGCCAAAACAATTACTTGTCGCTATAACCATCTAGTCAGATCCAGCTTCCCAGGTGGAAAATCCCATAGAAGGTGAAGGTGAACAAAAGGCTATGCAATTTGAGGCATCTGCtaggaggagttccagaatgagcAGCCAAGGAGACACATCTACCAGATTTGCTGACAAGGCCACAACAACTACTGAGAAGAAGGATTTATCAGGTACTTCGCTAAACACTTTCAACTCCTTTGCTATCTTAGATGATGATGATATTATTGCTAGAGCCCTTGAAATGGGTGTTAGTCATTGTTCCTTACCTCTTGAAAAAGTGCATTGTCTCAAAGATTTAGAGATAGCTAGACACTCCATCAAAGAAATGCAGGAAAAGAAATAGCTGCAGACAATGAACCAGATAAAGTTTTAGTTCTAGGGTTCAGCAATAATATGGAACATGATATGGATGATTTCACTCCTGTGGTGTCCAGAAGAACGAAAAAGCAAAGGAAATCAGCAGAGAAAAAAAGAAGACGAGGGACACCAGCAAAATCAGGTGTTGCCTCGGGAGGAGCACTAGCAAAATCCAGTGCTGCCTCGGTGAAAGTTCTCAATGACCACCCTTTGTGTGGCATTGTGACTGGAACCAGAAAAAGAAGGAAGAATTACAAGTATCTATGATAGGTGCTACTTTAAATTGTAGAGGTGTTGGCAAGAAAGGTATGAGTGTGTTTCTGACAGATTACCTCAGAAATCAGGAGGTTGATTTTATTGGTCTGCAAGAAACAATAAAGACAGATTATTCTCCTGCTTTCTTCAGGAGATTTGACCATATGAATGAGTTTGAATGTAGATGGATTCCTTCTATTGGCAGAGGTGGTGGGATTCTGGGTGGCTTTAGGTCATCCAAGTTTGATATTTGTAAGACTGAGGTTGGcagattttatatcaaaattaCTCTTCTAGATAAAAAAATACAGATGAAATGGAATTTGATCATTGTCTATGGAGCTGCTCAACTAGATGACAAGGAAGATTTCTTGATTGAGCTGGGAAATGTCTGCAGTGACCAAGAGTTACCTCTGCTCATTGGGGGATACTTTAACATCATTAGATTCCCTTCAGAAAAAGATAAAATCATGAGGAGAAACAGATGGACTGATATGTTCAATGCCATCATCAATTGTCATGGTTTGAGAGAGCTATATCTGTCAGGTGGACAATATACTTGGTCTAATAATCAACAAGATCCTACTCTGGAAAAACTTGACAGGTTTTTGATGAATGATGCTTGGGAAACTTTGTTTCCCCTCACCACAGTTCATAAGCTTGTCAGGGAGGTGTCAGACCACAATCCCTTGATTCTTGATACTATGGAACAGAAAGATAAAGCTGTCAGagattttaaatttgaaaaagctTGGTTGCAAGAAGATTTCATGAGCAGAGTTTCCAGGGCTTGGCAGATTCCTGTTAGAGATCTTGACAGCCTGGGAAAAATACAGCAGAAACTAAAGAATGTCAAGAAAGATTTGAAAGGTTGGGGAGCAAATTTGAAAGTAAGAgatatcaaaagaaaaaaggagatTAATAGTGAGCTGGAAGAAATTGAAAGGTTGGAAGAAAATCAATCCTTGTCTGCCACATAGATTAGAAGAAGAACCCAGTTACAACATGAGCTACTGACCATTCTGGACAAAGAGGAGAAATACTGGCAGCAGAGATCCAGAGAGAAATGGCTCCTTCAGGGTGATTGTAACACCTCCTTTTTTCATAGAATTTCTAATGGTTGTAAGATAAATAGAACAATTTTCTCTATGACTGATGGTGATAACATTATCCATGGAACATCTGACTTACTGAACCATGCTACAGCTTTCTATAAACAGCTTTTTGGCCTAGCTACTGACTCTGGTATCAGATTAGACAATCACATTTGGTCTGCTGTTGATACTACCAGCGATGAGGAGAGAGAGACAATGGATAGAAACTTCAGTGAGGAACAAGTAAAAAATTCCATTGACCAGATTGAAAATAACAAGGCAGCTGGACCTGATGGTATCCCAGCAGAGTTCTACAAAGAATGCTGGGATATTATTAAGGTAGATATGATGATTGCCTTCCATGATTTTCATAGGCATGCAATTGATTTGAAAAAGATTAATTATGGCATTATAAAATACAAACCAATTTGTCTTTTGCAAGTCCTTTTCAAGATCTTCACAAAAGTTTTAACTATTAGAGCAATTCCAATCATGAACAAGGTGATACATCCTTGCCAGACTGCTTTCATAAAAGTAAGATATATTACTGATGGGGTTGCTCTGCTGCAAGAGGTTCTGAGAGAGGCAAAGTTCAGAAAACAACAAGGAGTTGTGCTGAAGATTGATtttgaaaaagcctatgataaagtCAACTGGGATTTTCTGTTTGACTGTTGCAGGCAGAAGGGATTCAGTGAAAATTGGTTGATCTGGATAAAAAAAGCAGTTGTTGAAGGAACTCTCAGTGTGAAAGTTAATGAAAAAGTTGGTCCATACTTTGGCAGTCATAAAGGGGTCAGACAAGGAGATCCCTTTGCCCCCTTCCTGTTCAACATGGCAGCTAACATCGTTGCTAACATGGTCTCTGTGGCACAGCAGAATGGACTCTTTGTTGGTTTGGCTGACAATATTATCACTAGAGGAGTTGCTGATGACACAATCTTATTGATTCAAGATGATTTGGAGCAAGCTAGAAATCTCAAGCAGCTGTTATATCTCTTTGAAGCCATGTCTGGGTTAAAAATAAATTTTGAGAAGAGTGAAGTTATGTtgattcttcatgatgatagcaaTATCCAAACTTACTCATAACTGTTCAACTGTCAAAGTGGTACTTGGCCAATAAAATACTTGGGCACTCCCATTTGTGCAAGAAGACCCACTGTAGCTGAAATGGGGTTCCTTGGAGACAAGACAAGGAAGAAAATGAGTGCATGGGTAGGAAATAATATGTCCATAGGTGGAAGAGTGATAAAAATTGGTGCCTGTCTTTCCAGTACAGGTGTATATCAAATGTCCATGAGATTGTTGCATAAAAAACTATTGAAGAGATTGACAAGCCTATCAGGTCCTTCTTCTGGGCTGGAAGTGCAGATAAGAGAAAGTATCACTTTGTTAAATGGAGATGGATTTGTAAGCCAAAGAAAAAAGGGGGTCTGGGTTTGAAAGATCTCACAAAATTCAATATCAGTCTCATGTGCAAATGGTGGTGGAAAATTGAATCCTCCAACAGCCcctggcatgatttcatgtgtaAAAAATATCTCAGAGGATCTAGGGTCTTCTTCTCAAAAAACAGACCAGGTGACTCACCCCTTTGGAATGATATGCAAAAGATAAAAAGCTTCTATTTATCTGGCAGAAGAATGAAAGTTGGGAATGGGAGACTGACTAGTTTCTGGCAAGATGCTTGGTGTGACAAAGTCCCCTTGAAAGATTCCTTTCCTGAGATCTTCCACATTTGTAATGAGCAAGAGATCACAGTTGCTGCTGCAGCTAACCTTGGGTGGAATTTTTCCTTCAGAAGATGCATGTCTCCAGATCTTGCTGTTCAAGTACATGGGCTGTTGGGAATTGTGAGACAGTTTTCTCTATTCCAGGCAAAGGATAAACCTTTTTGGAAATGGACTAAAAATGGAATCTTCTCTGTGATATCTATGTATAATCATATTTGTAGGAATGGGATAGACAGATCTTTTAAGCATATGTGGAAGAGTAACATACCTCTGAAAATAAAAAtctggctgtggttaatctggcaCAACGCAATTGCCTCGAAAGACAATTTGCTGAAAAGGAACTGGAATGGGAATGCCTCATGTCAATTCTGCCATCAGAATGAAAGCATATCTAGTTTGTTTTTTAACTGTGTTGCAGCAAAATATGTGTGGAGTACTATGGCAAGGGCTGTGGGGCAACTGACATGCCTGGGAGTTTTACTCAATTCTTCTGGTGGTTCCCTAATCTGACTCCTGCTAGCAGAAATGTTCAGATAGCTGGCCTGGCTGCGATTTGTTGGGAAATTTGGAAACTCCGTAATAGAGCCTGTTTTGACAAGAAG
It includes:
- the LOC127346970 gene encoding uncharacterized protein; this encodes MSVFLTDYLRNQEVDFIGLQETIKTDYSPAFFRRFDHMNEFECRWIPSIGRGGGILGGFRSSKFDICKTEVGRFYIKITLLDKKIQMKWNLIIVYGAAQLDDKEDFLIELGNVCSDQELPLLIGGYFNIIRFPSEKDKIMRRNRWTDMFNAIINCHGLRELYLSGGQYTWSNNQQDPTLEKLDRFLMNDAWETLFPLTTVHKLVREVSDHNPLILDTMEQKDKAVRDFKFEKAWLQEDFMSRVSRAWQIPVRDLDSLGKIQQKLKNVKKDLKGWGANLKVRDIKRKKEINSELEEIERRNTGSRDPERNGSFRVILFGLATDSGIRLDNHIWSAVDTTSDEERETMDRNFSEEQVKNSIDQIENNKAAGPDGIPAEFYKECWDIIKVDMMIAFHDFHRHAIDLKKINYGIIKYKPICLLQVLFKIFTKVLTIRAIPIMNKVIHPCQTAFIKVRYITDGVALLQEVLREAKFRKQQGVVLKIDFEKAYDKVNWDFLFDCCRQKGFSENWLIWIKKAVVEGTLSVKVNEKVGPYFGSHKGVRQGDPFAPFLFNMAANIVANMVSVAQQNGLFVGLADNIITRGVADDTILLIQDDLEQARNLKQLLYLFEAMSGKICVEYYGKGCGATDMPGSFTQFFWWFPNLTPASRNVQIAGLAAICLHNAADERNIKAGADNLLRLAAAATATSSSNGGSSGGRTLAIMDAVPVERGEDDMETDDDARNG